A stretch of Myxococcus hansupus DNA encodes these proteins:
- a CDS encoding sigma-54-dependent transcriptional regulator: MSQQRILVVDDEDNARRAIATILNEEGYEVAEAANGAEALVRIGEFSPAVVLTDVRMPQMDGLTLLKTAREQGSDATFVMMTAFASVETAVEAMKSGADNFLLKPLDADQVLVTLGKVLEKRSLRQEAEALRDQVRSRVRRFHDIIGESPQLQGIYDVIRRAAGTRATVLILGESGTGKELIAQALHQESPRKDKPFIRVHCAALSENLLESELFGHEKGSFTGALARKEGRFELADGGTLFLDEIGEISPAVQVKLLRVLQQREFERVGGTQSLKVDVRIVAATHRDLVAEVKAGRFREDLYYRLNVVSVTLPPLRDRKSDIPALVNHFLEKYSDAYGKQVRGLAPGTLQALLSHDWPGNIRELENAIERAVVLAQAQELTTDDLPPVLRGPRPHGTSTGALIPGATLALIEREAILRTLEMVQGSTSRAAEVLGISVRKIQYRLKEYSTPDGAPLKAVPDEAEDFAAES, from the coding sequence ATGTCCCAACAGCGCATCCTGGTCGTCGACGATGAGGACAATGCCCGCCGGGCGATTGCCACCATCCTGAATGAGGAAGGCTATGAGGTGGCCGAGGCCGCCAATGGCGCGGAGGCGCTGGTCCGCATCGGCGAGTTCTCCCCCGCCGTGGTGCTCACCGACGTGCGCATGCCGCAGATGGACGGACTCACGCTGCTGAAGACGGCGCGCGAGCAAGGCAGCGACGCGACGTTCGTGATGATGACGGCCTTCGCCAGCGTGGAGACGGCCGTCGAGGCGATGAAGTCGGGCGCGGACAACTTCCTGCTCAAGCCGCTGGACGCGGACCAGGTGCTCGTCACGCTGGGCAAGGTGCTGGAGAAACGCAGCCTGCGACAGGAGGCGGAGGCCCTGCGGGACCAGGTGCGCTCGCGCGTCCGCCGCTTCCACGACATCATCGGCGAGTCGCCCCAACTCCAGGGCATCTACGACGTCATCCGCCGGGCCGCGGGCACGCGCGCCACGGTGCTCATCCTGGGCGAGTCGGGCACGGGCAAGGAGTTGATTGCCCAGGCCCTGCACCAGGAGTCGCCACGCAAGGACAAACCCTTCATCCGGGTGCACTGCGCGGCCCTGTCGGAGAACCTGCTGGAGAGCGAGCTGTTCGGCCACGAGAAGGGCTCGTTCACCGGGGCGCTGGCCCGGAAGGAAGGCCGCTTCGAGCTGGCCGACGGCGGCACGCTCTTCCTGGATGAGATTGGTGAAATCTCCCCCGCCGTGCAGGTGAAGCTGCTGCGGGTGCTCCAGCAGCGCGAGTTCGAGCGCGTGGGCGGCACCCAGTCCCTGAAGGTCGACGTGCGCATCGTCGCGGCCACGCACCGGGACCTGGTGGCCGAGGTGAAGGCGGGCCGGTTCCGCGAGGATCTCTATTACCGCCTCAACGTGGTGAGCGTGACGCTACCGCCGCTGAGGGACCGCAAGAGCGACATCCCCGCGCTGGTGAACCACTTCCTGGAGAAGTACAGCGACGCCTACGGCAAGCAGGTGCGAGGGCTTGCGCCCGGGACGCTTCAGGCGCTGCTGTCCCACGACTGGCCGGGCAACATCCGCGAGCTGGAGAACGCCATCGAGCGCGCCGTGGTGCTGGCCCAGGCCCAGGAGCTCACGACGGATGACCTGCCCCCCGTGCTGCGCGGGCCCCGGCCGCATGGGACATCCACGGGCGCCCTCATCCCTGGCGCCACGCTGGCGCTCATCGAAAGAGAGGCGATTCTGCGCACGCTGGAGATGGTGCAGGGCTCCACGTCGCGCGCCGCCGAGGTGCTGGGCATCAGCGTGCGCAAGATTCAATACCGGCTCAAGGAGTACAGCACGCCGGACGGCGCCCCGCTCAAGGCGGTGCCCGACGAGGCGGAGGACTTCGCCGCGGAATCCTGA
- a CDS encoding OsmC family protein, with protein MTNVTITEYETRLYWQGERGAILTSDRAPPVPIGQPLSGQDSVAMGPWSPEALLVGAVEGRTLLAFLEQAREADVRVLFYQSSAVARVVCGADQPPHLTDLIVRPHVAVSTEADAEAVRLIFSELPAHCFPSSVVNITPRIEPVVETWHARIIGPGAPTVRASAT; from the coding sequence GTGACGAACGTGACCATCACTGAGTACGAAACGCGCCTCTATTGGCAGGGAGAACGGGGCGCCATCCTGACGAGCGACCGTGCGCCGCCCGTGCCCATTGGCCAGCCCCTGTCCGGGCAGGACTCGGTGGCCATGGGACCCTGGTCTCCGGAGGCCTTGCTGGTGGGCGCCGTGGAGGGCCGCACCCTGCTGGCCTTCCTGGAGCAGGCCCGCGAGGCGGACGTGCGGGTGCTGTTCTACCAGAGCTCCGCGGTGGCTCGCGTCGTGTGCGGCGCCGACCAGCCACCCCACCTCACCGACCTCATCGTGAGGCCCCACGTGGCCGTCTCCACGGAGGCCGACGCGGAGGCGGTCCGCCTCATCTTCTCCGAGCTCCCCGCGCACTGCTTCCCCAGCTCCGTCGTCAACATCACGCCCCGCATCGAACCGGTGGTGGAGACCTGGCACGCCCGTATCATCGGACCGGGCGCGCCCACGGTAAGAGCTTCCGCAACCTGA
- a CDS encoding CBS domain-containing protein: MQIVGELMTRDVVTLKETQNLAKADELLRLHRIRHLPVVRQDKLVGLITHRDLLRAAATHANDPAAHPLWAADIMTRDVKTVRPETPLKRAVTMMLDHKYGCLPVVDETGTLQGLLTEADLVRYARYLIEEQDRHELAAEFNA; encoded by the coding sequence ATGCAGATTGTCGGAGAGCTGATGACCCGCGACGTGGTCACGCTCAAGGAGACGCAGAACCTGGCCAAGGCGGACGAGCTGCTTCGGCTGCACCGCATCCGTCACCTGCCGGTGGTGCGGCAGGACAAGCTGGTGGGCCTCATCACCCACCGCGACCTGCTGCGCGCCGCCGCCACCCACGCCAACGACCCGGCCGCGCACCCGCTGTGGGCCGCGGACATCATGACTCGGGACGTGAAGACGGTGCGCCCGGAAACGCCGCTCAAGCGCGCGGTGACAATGATGCTCGACCACAAATACGGCTGCCTGCCCGTGGTGGACGAGACGGGCACGCTCCAAGGGCTCCTCACCGAGGCGGACCTGGTGCGCTACGCCCGCTATCTCATCGAAGAGCAGGACCGCCACGAACTGGCCGCGGAGTTCAACGCCTGA
- the thiC gene encoding phosphomethylpyrimidine synthase ThiC — protein MSGASRSLKVDGKVLEGISRGPLPASRKVYVPGQLHPDLRVPLREISQTSTRHGHGPDAKETANPPVHVYDSSGPYTDPSAALDLRQGLPAPREAWILGRNDTEALPGVSSEYGRAREADPRLAGLRFSHRRKPRVAKVGANVTQLHYARKGIITPEMEYVALRENLQVEASLAAQHPGQSWGASIPRVITPEFVRDEIARGRAIIPANINHPELEPMIIGRNFLVKINANIGNSAVTSSIEEEVEKMVWSIRWGADTVMDLSTGRNIHETREWILRNAPVPIGTVPIYQALEKVGGKAEDLTWELYRDTLVEQCEQGVDYFTIHAGVLLRYVPWTAKRLTGIVSRGGSILAKWCLAHHRENFLYTHFEEICEIMKAYDVSFSLGDGLRPGSIADANDAAQFGELETLGELTKIAWKHDVQVMIEGPGHVPMHLIQENMTKQLAVCGEAPFYTLGPLTTDIAPGYDHFTSGIGAAMIGWFGTAMLCYVTPKEHLGLPDRDDVKEGVITYKIAAHAADLAKGHPGAQARDNALSKARFEFRWEDQFNLSLDPERARAFHDETLPAEGAKVAHFCSMCGPQFCSMKITQEVRDFAEKQGVSEGAALQAGFEEKSEEFKKAGSQLYRSGG, from the coding sequence ATGAGCGGAGCATCCAGAAGCCTCAAGGTCGACGGCAAGGTGCTGGAGGGAATCAGCCGGGGGCCGCTGCCGGCCTCGCGCAAGGTGTACGTGCCGGGCCAGCTTCACCCGGACCTGCGCGTGCCGCTGCGGGAAATCAGCCAGACGTCCACGCGCCACGGCCATGGGCCGGACGCGAAGGAGACGGCCAACCCGCCCGTGCACGTCTATGACTCCAGCGGGCCGTACACGGATCCGTCGGCGGCGTTGGACCTGCGCCAGGGGCTGCCCGCGCCGCGCGAGGCGTGGATCCTGGGCCGCAATGACACCGAGGCGCTGCCGGGCGTCAGCTCCGAATACGGCCGCGCGCGTGAAGCGGACCCGCGACTGGCGGGCCTGCGCTTCTCCCACCGGCGCAAGCCGCGTGTGGCGAAGGTCGGCGCCAACGTCACGCAACTGCACTACGCGCGCAAGGGCATCATCACCCCGGAGATGGAGTACGTGGCGCTGCGGGAGAACCTCCAGGTGGAGGCGTCGCTCGCGGCTCAGCATCCGGGCCAGTCGTGGGGCGCGTCCATTCCGCGCGTCATCACGCCGGAGTTCGTGCGCGACGAAATCGCCCGGGGCCGCGCCATCATCCCGGCGAACATCAACCACCCGGAGCTGGAGCCGATGATCATCGGCCGCAACTTCCTGGTGAAGATCAACGCCAACATCGGCAACTCGGCCGTCACGTCTTCCATCGAGGAAGAGGTGGAGAAGATGGTGTGGTCCATCCGCTGGGGCGCGGACACGGTGATGGACCTGTCCACGGGGCGGAACATCCACGAGACGCGCGAGTGGATTCTCCGCAACGCGCCGGTGCCCATCGGCACGGTGCCCATCTACCAGGCGCTGGAGAAGGTGGGCGGCAAGGCGGAGGACCTCACGTGGGAGCTCTACCGCGACACGCTGGTGGAGCAGTGTGAGCAGGGCGTGGATTACTTCACCATCCACGCGGGCGTGCTGCTGCGCTACGTGCCCTGGACGGCGAAGCGCCTCACCGGCATCGTCAGCCGAGGCGGCTCCATCCTCGCCAAGTGGTGCCTGGCCCACCACCGGGAGAATTTCCTCTACACGCACTTCGAGGAGATCTGCGAAATCATGAAGGCGTACGACGTCAGCTTCAGCCTGGGGGACGGGCTGCGGCCGGGCTCCATCGCGGACGCCAACGACGCGGCGCAGTTCGGCGAGCTGGAGACGCTGGGCGAGCTGACGAAGATCGCCTGGAAGCACGACGTGCAGGTGATGATTGAAGGCCCGGGCCACGTGCCCATGCACCTCATCCAGGAGAACATGACCAAGCAGTTGGCCGTGTGCGGCGAGGCGCCTTTCTACACGCTGGGGCCCCTCACCACGGACATCGCGCCGGGGTATGACCACTTCACCAGTGGCATTGGCGCGGCGATGATCGGCTGGTTCGGGACGGCGATGCTCTGCTACGTGACGCCCAAGGAGCACCTGGGGCTGCCGGACCGGGACGACGTGAAGGAAGGCGTCATCACGTACAAGATCGCCGCCCACGCCGCGGACCTGGCGAAGGGGCACCCGGGCGCTCAGGCCCGGGACAACGCGCTGTCCAAGGCCCGGTTCGAGTTCCGCTGGGAGGACCAGTTCAACCTCTCCCTGGACCCCGAGCGCGCCCGTGCCTTCCACGACGAGACGCTGCCCGCCGAGGGCGCCAAGGTGGCCCACTTCTGCTCGATGTGCGGTCCTCAGTTCTGCTCGATGAAGATCACGCAGGAGGTGCGTGACTTCGCGGAGAAGCAGGGCGTGAGCGAGGGCGCCGCGCTCCAGGCCGGCTTCGAGGAGAAGAGCGAGGAATTCAAGAAGGCGGGGAGTCAGTTGTACCGCTCGGGCGGGTGA
- a CDS encoding DUF4870 domain-containing protein: protein METPPQDQMGSFISGSPMPTQDEKTMGLLAHMGTILANFVGLGFAVPLVLMLTKGKESSFVRAHAVESLNFQITVFIAAFVSALTLCIGIGAVLVPIVGIVAIVFAIIAGLKANEGQLYKYPVNIRLVK, encoded by the coding sequence ATGGAGACTCCGCCGCAGGATCAGATGGGTTCGTTCATCAGTGGCTCGCCGATGCCGACCCAGGATGAGAAGACGATGGGGCTGCTCGCTCACATGGGCACCATCCTGGCCAACTTCGTGGGCCTGGGCTTCGCCGTGCCGCTGGTGCTCATGCTGACGAAGGGCAAGGAGTCCTCCTTCGTCCGCGCTCACGCCGTGGAGTCGCTGAACTTCCAGATCACGGTGTTCATCGCGGCCTTCGTCAGCGCGCTCACCCTGTGCATCGGCATTGGCGCCGTGCTGGTGCCCATCGTCGGCATCGTGGCCATCGTCTTCGCCATCATCGCGGGCCTGAAGGCGAACGAGGGTCAGCTCTACAAGTACCCGGTCAACATCCGACTGGTGAAGTAG
- the moaA gene encoding GTP 3',8-cyclase MoaA — protein MTTLAPQPATSALAPPLQDAQGRRMTYLRLSITDRCNFRCGYCSPASWGGKRDLLGPEELERITSVFARMGIRRVRLTGGEPMIRPDILDIARRIASVPGIQHLAITSNASHLERLAVPLREAGVTQLNLSLDTLCAETFRRISKQGDFAAVLRGIDAAAAAGYASLKLNVVVMRGVNDSEAPALVDFAHARGFVLRFIELMPFGQGTPVPTAELVEHLKASGLPLELEPDDAQDAATAGPARYWRAPSGRVGFISPLTQNFCGGCNRVRVASNGDLRSCLGGRAQAPLHQLIRGGATDVELAVAIRRALGDKPEGHRFTEPGNGATLLSMMGIGG, from the coding sequence GTGACGACCCTCGCTCCCCAGCCCGCGACCTCCGCGCTCGCCCCGCCCTTGCAGGACGCGCAGGGGCGGCGGATGACGTACCTGCGGCTGAGCATCACCGACCGGTGCAATTTCCGGTGCGGCTACTGCTCGCCCGCTTCGTGGGGTGGCAAGCGCGACCTGCTGGGCCCCGAGGAGCTGGAGCGCATCACCAGCGTCTTCGCGCGCATGGGCATCCGCCGCGTGCGACTCACGGGCGGCGAGCCGATGATCCGCCCGGACATCCTCGACATCGCGCGGCGCATCGCCTCGGTGCCCGGCATCCAGCACCTGGCCATCACCAGCAACGCCAGCCACCTGGAGCGGCTCGCCGTGCCCCTGCGCGAGGCCGGCGTCACCCAGCTCAACCTGAGCCTGGACACCCTCTGCGCGGAGACGTTCCGGCGCATCTCCAAGCAGGGAGACTTCGCCGCCGTCCTGCGCGGCATCGACGCGGCGGCCGCGGCGGGCTACGCGTCCTTGAAGCTCAACGTCGTCGTCATGCGCGGGGTGAACGACTCAGAGGCGCCCGCGCTGGTGGACTTCGCGCACGCGCGCGGCTTCGTCCTCCGTTTCATCGAGCTGATGCCCTTTGGCCAGGGAACGCCGGTGCCCACCGCGGAGCTGGTGGAACACCTGAAGGCCTCGGGCCTGCCGCTGGAACTCGAGCCCGACGACGCGCAGGACGCGGCCACCGCGGGCCCCGCTCGCTACTGGCGCGCCCCCTCGGGCCGCGTGGGCTTCATCTCCCCGCTGACGCAGAACTTCTGCGGCGGCTGCAACCGCGTGCGCGTGGCCTCCAACGGCGATTTGCGCAGTTGCCTGGGCGGACGCGCACAGGCGCCGCTGCACCAGCTCATCCGGGGCGGCGCCACCGACGTGGAGCTGGCCGTGGCCATCCGCCGCGCCTTGGGTGACAAGCCCGAGGGCCACCGCTTCACCGAGCCCGGCAACGGCGCCACGCTGCTGTCCATGATGGGCATTGGCGGCTGA
- a CDS encoding HD-GYP domain-containing protein, producing MEAIPPAPPRILIVDDDDSVRDVISVLLREEGYNCVVANGAEMALDLAGEEETPLVISDMKMPGKDGLWLLENLRERLPDTSVIMLTGYGDTESAVDCLRRGAVDYLLKPPKLTDLIRAIERALAKRRIEMARKRYQKKLERKVRDRTAELRSALRDIANTYQNTLLALVAALDAREHETSDHSQRVVSYTSAIATRMGIQGKDLEEIGRGALLHDIGKIGVPDAVLLKPGKLTPDEWLEMRKHPDIGFQMIQAIPFLDTPASIVLSHQERWDGAGYPRNLQRQEIHIGARIFAVADTLDAMTSDRPYRKGTTFTNAIQEIKRCANTQFDPEVVRAFLDIGEEGLIRIKQEMATKKLQLPQAEQDANDAEAELARLTDLDDDVDAVSGRSASDDDEPKPAVVRSAAGNKG from the coding sequence GTGGAAGCCATCCCCCCTGCCCCACCCCGAATCCTCATCGTCGACGATGACGACTCCGTACGCGACGTCATCTCCGTCCTGCTGCGTGAGGAAGGCTACAACTGCGTCGTCGCCAACGGGGCCGAGATGGCCCTGGACCTGGCGGGCGAGGAAGAGACACCGCTCGTCATCAGCGACATGAAGATGCCGGGCAAGGACGGTCTCTGGCTGCTGGAGAACCTGCGCGAGCGGCTCCCCGACACCTCCGTCATCATGCTCACCGGCTACGGTGACACCGAGTCCGCCGTGGACTGTCTGCGGCGCGGCGCGGTGGACTACCTGCTCAAGCCGCCCAAGCTCACGGATCTCATCCGCGCCATCGAACGCGCGCTGGCCAAGCGCCGCATCGAGATGGCCCGCAAGCGCTACCAGAAGAAGCTGGAGCGCAAGGTCCGGGACAGGACGGCCGAGCTGCGCAGCGCCCTGCGCGACATCGCCAACACGTACCAGAACACGCTGCTGGCCCTGGTCGCCGCGCTGGACGCCCGCGAGCACGAGACGAGCGACCACTCCCAGCGCGTGGTGAGCTACACGTCCGCCATCGCCACCCGCATGGGCATCCAGGGCAAGGACCTGGAGGAGATTGGCCGCGGCGCGCTGCTGCACGACATCGGCAAGATTGGCGTGCCGGACGCGGTGCTGCTCAAGCCGGGCAAGCTCACGCCCGACGAGTGGCTGGAGATGCGCAAGCACCCGGACATCGGCTTCCAGATGATCCAGGCCATTCCCTTCCTGGACACGCCCGCCTCCATCGTCCTCTCGCACCAGGAGCGCTGGGACGGCGCTGGCTACCCGCGCAACCTGCAGCGGCAGGAGATCCACATCGGCGCCCGCATCTTCGCGGTGGCGGATACGCTGGACGCGATGACGAGCGACCGGCCCTACCGCAAGGGCACGACGTTCACCAACGCCATCCAGGAGATCAAGCGCTGCGCCAACACGCAGTTCGATCCGGAGGTCGTCCGGGCGTTCCTCGACATTGGCGAGGAAGGGTTGATCCGCATCAAGCAGGAGATGGCGACGAAGAAGCTCCAGCTTCCGCAGGCCGAACAGGACGCGAACGACGCCGAGGCCGAGCTGGCCCGGCTCACCGACCTGGACGACGACGTGGACGCGGTGTCCGGACGTTCCGCCAGCGACGATGACGAGCCCAAGCCGGCCGTCGTTCGTTCGGCGGCGGGCAACAAGGGGTGA
- the thiO gene encoding glycine oxidase ThiO, which translates to MQVSDVIIVGGGIMGCGIALRLRQAGVRVVVLERSIPGAEASSAAAGMLAPQMESEGPGAFLELCLRSRGLYPAFAAELRELSGVDVAYRPSGILKVAFDEAGLHHLDATVAWQRGMGLRAELLDGASARALEPRLSEKAVGAAHFPDDHQVDNRLLVRALTMAAARVGAEFRSGYVRGVVQEGGRAVGVDLDGEVLRAGAVVLAAGSWSALVHGAGVEARAVRPARGQMVQFQTRLPLMERVLVSEKGYLVPRTDGRVIAGSTMELVGFDKQVTAAGLARILDMALELCPELGSAPVTETWAGFRPWTEDKRPYLGEGPVPGLFLATGHFRNGILLAPITAKLVAQAVLGEKAAVDLAPFRYDRAAAPARA; encoded by the coding sequence ATGCAAGTCTCGGACGTCATCATCGTGGGCGGGGGCATCATGGGCTGCGGCATCGCGCTGCGGCTTCGGCAGGCCGGGGTTCGCGTCGTCGTGCTGGAGCGCTCCATCCCGGGGGCGGAGGCGTCCAGCGCCGCCGCGGGAATGCTCGCGCCGCAGATGGAGTCGGAAGGGCCGGGGGCGTTCCTGGAGCTGTGCCTCCGCAGCCGGGGACTCTACCCCGCCTTCGCCGCGGAGCTGCGCGAGCTGTCCGGCGTCGACGTGGCCTACCGCCCCAGCGGCATCCTCAAGGTCGCCTTCGATGAAGCCGGACTGCATCACCTGGATGCCACGGTGGCATGGCAACGGGGCATGGGCCTTCGCGCGGAGCTGCTGGACGGCGCCAGCGCGCGCGCGTTGGAGCCGCGACTCTCCGAGAAGGCCGTGGGGGCGGCGCACTTCCCGGATGATCACCAGGTGGACAACCGGCTCCTCGTGCGCGCGTTGACGATGGCCGCCGCGCGCGTGGGTGCGGAGTTCCGCAGCGGCTACGTGCGCGGCGTGGTGCAGGAAGGCGGACGCGCGGTGGGCGTGGACCTGGATGGTGAAGTGCTGCGCGCCGGCGCGGTGGTGCTGGCCGCGGGCTCGTGGTCCGCGCTGGTCCACGGCGCGGGTGTGGAGGCGCGGGCGGTGCGCCCCGCACGGGGGCAAATGGTTCAATTCCAGACACGGCTGCCCCTGATGGAGCGCGTCCTCGTCTCCGAGAAGGGCTACCTGGTGCCCCGCACGGATGGCCGGGTCATCGCGGGCAGCACCATGGAGCTGGTGGGCTTCGACAAGCAGGTGACGGCCGCGGGACTGGCGCGCATCCTGGACATGGCCCTGGAGCTGTGTCCGGAACTGGGATCCGCTCCAGTGACGGAGACCTGGGCCGGCTTCCGCCCGTGGACCGAGGACAAGCGTCCCTATTTGGGCGAAGGGCCCGTTCCGGGACTCTTCCTGGCCACGGGACACTTCCGCAACGGCATCCTCCTGGCGCCCATCACCGCGAAGCTCGTCGCGCAGGCCGTGCTCGGTGAAAAGGCGGCGGTGGACCTGGCGCCCTTCCGGTATGACCGCGCCGCCGCCCCCGCCCGCGCGTGA
- the hisG gene encoding ATP phosphoribosyltransferase: protein MQLKIALPNKGRLADEVRELFNDAGLEVRARGERALTASLGGEFEAIFVRAQDIPEFVADGAAHAGVTGWDLVNEAGRELDLLMDLEFGRCRLVVAAREESGLATPDDVKEGMRVASCFPRLTQEFFAKRGQRVTVVPVSGAAEIAPHLGIADIVVDLTSTGSTLKMNGLREVATVLESSARLVACKGNTVDAQRKLGELTQALGSVLAARDKRYLMANVPKDALIQVREVLPGLNGPTVVDVLDGGDFVAVHAVVPAKTIYRTINALKSLGCEGILVTRIERLMA from the coding sequence ATGCAGCTCAAGATTGCGTTGCCCAACAAAGGCCGCCTCGCCGACGAGGTGCGGGAGTTGTTCAACGACGCGGGCCTGGAGGTCCGCGCCCGCGGCGAGCGCGCACTCACCGCGTCGTTGGGAGGTGAGTTCGAGGCCATCTTCGTCCGCGCCCAGGACATCCCGGAGTTCGTCGCGGACGGCGCGGCCCACGCGGGCGTCACGGGCTGGGATTTGGTGAACGAGGCCGGGCGCGAGCTGGACCTGCTGATGGACCTGGAGTTCGGCCGCTGCCGGCTGGTGGTGGCCGCGAGGGAGGAGAGTGGCCTCGCGACGCCGGACGACGTGAAGGAGGGGATGCGCGTGGCCTCCTGCTTCCCCCGGCTGACGCAGGAGTTCTTCGCGAAGCGGGGCCAGCGCGTCACCGTGGTGCCGGTGTCGGGCGCCGCGGAGATCGCGCCCCACCTGGGCATCGCGGACATCGTCGTGGACCTGACGTCCACGGGCTCCACGCTGAAGATGAACGGCCTGCGAGAGGTGGCCACGGTGCTGGAGTCCAGCGCCCGGCTGGTGGCGTGCAAGGGCAACACGGTGGACGCGCAGCGCAAGCTGGGCGAACTCACACAGGCGTTGGGCTCGGTGCTGGCCGCGCGCGACAAGCGCTACCTGATGGCCAACGTGCCGAAGGACGCGCTCATCCAGGTGCGTGAAGTGCTCCCCGGCCTCAACGGCCCCACGGTGGTGGACGTGCTGGACGGAGGGGACTTCGTGGCCGTGCACGCGGTGGTCCCCGCGAAGACCATCTACCGCACCATCAACGCGCTGAAGTCCCTGGGCTGTGAGGGAATCCTCGTCACCCGCATCGAAAGGTTGATGGCGTAA
- the hisD gene encoding histidinol dehydrogenase — translation MATLASSNLRYRGPLSSLAREDLRRLMDRSAGSDARVATRVRELIARVRADGDRALFELARQLDRVELKALEVPRSVCEAALAALEPSVREALARAARNIALAHVPQKPHLVEVETEPGILVGRRPDPLGRVGVYAPGGRAVYPSSLLMGVVPAKVAGVGEVIVCSPPGPDGLPHPSVLAAAALAGADRVFALGGAGAVAAMAYGTESVPRVDRIVGPGNAYVAEAKLQVVGAVAIEAPAGPSEILVVADASANPSAVAREMLAQAEHDPEAACVTLALGESLAEIIAQEVDRLAERAKRWEIVTSALGSRGAVLSVSSLEEAWPFVADFAPEHLLIATESSQEDLRHVRNAGTVFLGERSSVAYGDYMTGSNHVLPTAGLARAYSGLNLLDFYRWTTYQRVAPRAAESLAEDVGRLADSEGLFAHADAARAWGRP, via the coding sequence ATGGCCACCCTCGCTTCCTCGAACTTGAGGTACCGCGGTCCCTTGTCCTCGCTCGCGCGGGAGGACCTCCGCCGGCTGATGGATCGCTCCGCGGGTTCGGATGCGCGCGTGGCGACACGCGTGCGTGAACTCATCGCCCGGGTGCGCGCCGACGGTGACCGGGCGCTCTTCGAACTCGCGCGGCAGTTGGACCGCGTGGAGTTGAAGGCGTTGGAGGTGCCCCGCTCGGTCTGCGAAGCGGCGCTCGCCGCGCTGGAGCCTTCCGTGCGGGAGGCGCTGGCCCGGGCGGCGCGCAACATCGCGCTGGCCCATGTGCCCCAGAAGCCTCACCTGGTGGAGGTGGAGACGGAGCCTGGCATCTTGGTGGGCCGACGTCCGGACCCCCTGGGCCGCGTGGGCGTGTACGCCCCGGGTGGGCGCGCCGTGTATCCCAGCAGTTTGTTGATGGGGGTGGTTCCCGCCAAGGTGGCGGGGGTGGGCGAGGTCATCGTCTGTTCGCCACCGGGGCCGGACGGCTTGCCGCACCCCAGCGTCCTGGCGGCGGCGGCGCTCGCTGGCGCGGACCGCGTCTTCGCCCTGGGCGGCGCGGGGGCGGTGGCGGCCATGGCCTACGGCACGGAGAGCGTGCCTCGCGTGGACCGCATCGTGGGGCCGGGCAATGCCTACGTGGCCGAGGCCAAGCTCCAGGTCGTGGGCGCGGTGGCCATCGAAGCGCCCGCGGGGCCCAGTGAAATCCTGGTGGTGGCCGACGCGTCCGCGAATCCCTCCGCGGTGGCGCGCGAGATGTTGGCGCAAGCGGAGCACGACCCGGAGGCCGCGTGTGTGACGCTGGCGCTGGGGGAGTCGCTGGCGGAGATCATCGCCCAGGAGGTGGACCGGCTGGCCGAGCGCGCGAAGCGCTGGGAGATCGTCACCTCCGCGCTCGGCTCGCGTGGCGCGGTGCTGAGTGTTTCTTCGCTGGAGGAGGCGTGGCCCTTCGTGGCGGACTTCGCGCCGGAGCACCTGCTCATCGCCACCGAGTCCTCGCAGGAGGACCTGCGGCACGTGCGCAACGCGGGCACCGTCTTCCTGGGGGAGCGTTCGTCGGTGGCCTACGGCGACTACATGACGGGCTCCAACCACGTCCTGCCCACCGCGGGGCTCGCGAGGGCCTACTCGGGCCTCAACCTGCTCGACTTCTACCGGTGGACCACCTACCAGCGCGTGGCGCCCCGCGCGGCGGAGTCGCTGGCGGAGGACGTGGGCCGTCTGGCGGACAGTGAAGGGCTCTTCGCTCACGCCGACGCGGCGCGCGCGTGGGGGCGGCCATGA